The Maridesulfovibrio sp. genomic sequence GCAGCCACATCTTCAAGCCCTCCCTATGTGAGGGTTTTTTTTGCGTTTCTCAAATATCAACTTCAATTTGATTTTAATATTGACACATTTTTTCAAACTTCGTAGCACATAAACACAATCAATCTATAAATTTTAATTGGAGTTTGTTATGAAATTCAATAAAGCAACTACGCTCGTATTGTCCTGCCTGCTTGCTGTTCTGTTCTGCTCGACTGCATTTGCCCATGAGTTCATCCTTAAGCCTGTACAGTTGACCACAGAAAAAAATCATGTCGTACCGTTCAGTGTCGTATCCGCGCACGTTTTCATGATCAGTGAAGAAATGGAACCCCTCAACGAGGTTGACGCTAAACTCATTCTGGCCGGGAAATCTACTCCTCTTAAACTTGCGGAAAATGAAATGCTTATGACCCTTGATGGACAGATCAAGCCTGAAGCAGAAGGTACCGCAATCATTGCAGGACACCGTAAAGGAATAATTTGGACCAATACCACCAAGGGCTGGAAACAACAGTCTAAGAAAGGTCTGAAAGGTGTCATCAGCAGCGGGAAATATGAAAAATTCTGTAAAACCCTGGTCACAGTAGGCAAAGCTGACGGCAGCTACAATAAAGTAGTTGGCCACAAGCTTGAAATCGTACCTATGAGCGATCCTACTCAGGCTAAAGTTGGTGATGAAATTGAATTCCAGACCCTGCTCAATGGCAAACCTGTATCCCTCGAAAGCATGACTGCAACCTATGACGGATTCAGCTTGACCCCTAACAGCTACGCATACTTTACCGAGCCTTATGGAAACGGACTCGCAAAAGTGAAAATCAGCGCTCCCGGAACCTGGATGGTCCGTGTTCAGTACAAGAATGCCCAGCCGACTGCTGACTATGACAGCCACGTCATGCGCGCAGTACTGGTTTTTGAAGTGAAATAAATGATGCTTAGAAAAATTCTCCCGGCCGTAATTTTTATTGCGGTCGGGTTATTCTGTTTTGGAACTGTGGCA encodes the following:
- a CDS encoding DUF4198 domain-containing protein codes for the protein MKFNKATTLVLSCLLAVLFCSTAFAHEFILKPVQLTTEKNHVVPFSVVSAHVFMISEEMEPLNEVDAKLILAGKSTPLKLAENEMLMTLDGQIKPEAEGTAIIAGHRKGIIWTNTTKGWKQQSKKGLKGVISSGKYEKFCKTLVTVGKADGSYNKVVGHKLEIVPMSDPTQAKVGDEIEFQTLLNGKPVSLESMTATYDGFSLTPNSYAYFTEPYGNGLAKVKISAPGTWMVRVQYKNAQPTADYDSHVMRAVLVFEVK